In one Heterodontus francisci isolate sHetFra1 chromosome 18, sHetFra1.hap1, whole genome shotgun sequence genomic region, the following are encoded:
- the rlig1 gene encoding RNA ligase 1 isoform X2, whose amino-acid sequence MQRLGSVQQKIPCAFTTEVRDEPGSKRAHQSFRVLATGGLSPKALEADIHHAIATEKVDGTCCYITKYKEFTWNLDNDFRAVTDPWIPAHGVVQINGRLQPDENGHIPGWVPVESGSKPYCWHLSTVNYETGLALVLKPCSEKNLLEITTVPLMELLEQTLELVGTHINGNPYGLGNKRHPVHVLISHGSLRIEKPLTLHLKDLITWFEESPEGKVEGIVWHCINGLLIKLHRHHLGLQWPVPDPYLTARPLSINVDLTKYKCDLETKSSFLVFARLSGKQYDHFKDIPWEES is encoded by the exons TCATTCAGAGTTTTGGCCACTGGAGGGCTGAGTCCGAAGGCATTGGAAGCAGACATACACCATGCGATTGCCACAGAGAAAGTGGACGGGACCTGCTGTTACATCACTAAATACAAAG AGTTCACGTGGAACCTTGACAATGACTTCAGGGCAGTTACTGATCCCTGGATCCCGGCCCATGGAGTGGTCCAAATAAATGGCCGACTGCAGCCAGATGAAAACGGGCACATTCCTG GTTGGGTTCCAGTCGAGAGTGGGAGCAAACCGTACTGTTGGCACCTCTCAACTGTGAATTACGAAACCGGATTAGCACTGGTTTTGAAACCCTGTTCTGAGAAGAATCTTCTAGAAATTACCACTGTTCCATTAATGGAGCTTCTTGAACAAACGCTGGAGCTTGTAGGAACACATATTAATGGAAACCCGTACG GGCTGGGAAATAAAAGGCACCCTGTCCATGTCCTGATTTCTCATGGATCCTTGCGAATTGAGAAACCCCTGACACTTCACCTCAAGGATCTTATCACGTGGTTTGAGGAAAGCCCAGAGGGGAAAGTAGAAGGCATTGTGTGGCACTGCATAAATGGACTATTAATTAAA CTTCATCGTCATCACCTGGGTTTACAGTGGCCAGTGCCAGACCCATACTTGACTGCCCGCCCTTTATCCATTAATGTTGATCTAACTAAGTACAAGTGTGATCTTGAAACAAAGTCATCATTTCTGGTCTTTGCAAGGCTCAGCGGGAAGCAGTATGACCATTTTAAAGACATTCCGTGGGAGGAAAGTTAA
- the rlig1 gene encoding RNA ligase 1 isoform X1, with product MQRLGSVQQKIPCAFTTEVRDEPGSKRAHQSFRVLATGGLSPKALEADIHHAIATEKVDGTCCYITKYKDLPYLWARLDRKPTKQAEKRFRKFQSSKASTEFTWNLDNDFRAVTDPWIPAHGVVQINGRLQPDENGHIPGWVPVESGSKPYCWHLSTVNYETGLALVLKPCSEKNLLEITTVPLMELLEQTLELVGTHINGNPYGLGNKRHPVHVLISHGSLRIEKPLTLHLKDLITWFEESPEGKVEGIVWHCINGLLIKLHRHHLGLQWPVPDPYLTARPLSINVDLTKYKCDLETKSSFLVFARLSGKQYDHFKDIPWEES from the exons TCATTCAGAGTTTTGGCCACTGGAGGGCTGAGTCCGAAGGCATTGGAAGCAGACATACACCATGCGATTGCCACAGAGAAAGTGGACGGGACCTGCTGTTACATCACTAAATACAAAG ATTTGCCGTATCTCTGGGCTCGACTGGATAGGAAACCTACCAAGCAAGCTGAAAAACGATTCAGGAAATTTCAGTCTTCCAAAGCCAGCACCG AGTTCACGTGGAACCTTGACAATGACTTCAGGGCAGTTACTGATCCCTGGATCCCGGCCCATGGAGTGGTCCAAATAAATGGCCGACTGCAGCCAGATGAAAACGGGCACATTCCTG GTTGGGTTCCAGTCGAGAGTGGGAGCAAACCGTACTGTTGGCACCTCTCAACTGTGAATTACGAAACCGGATTAGCACTGGTTTTGAAACCCTGTTCTGAGAAGAATCTTCTAGAAATTACCACTGTTCCATTAATGGAGCTTCTTGAACAAACGCTGGAGCTTGTAGGAACACATATTAATGGAAACCCGTACG GGCTGGGAAATAAAAGGCACCCTGTCCATGTCCTGATTTCTCATGGATCCTTGCGAATTGAGAAACCCCTGACACTTCACCTCAAGGATCTTATCACGTGGTTTGAGGAAAGCCCAGAGGGGAAAGTAGAAGGCATTGTGTGGCACTGCATAAATGGACTATTAATTAAA CTTCATCGTCATCACCTGGGTTTACAGTGGCCAGTGCCAGACCCATACTTGACTGCCCGCCCTTTATCCATTAATGTTGATCTAACTAAGTACAAGTGTGATCTTGAAACAAAGTCATCATTTCTGGTCTTTGCAAGGCTCAGCGGGAAGCAGTATGACCATTTTAAAGACATTCCGTGGGAGGAAAGTTAA